One window of the Microplitis demolitor isolate Queensland-Clemson2020A chromosome 10, iyMicDemo2.1a, whole genome shotgun sequence genome contains the following:
- the LOC103577808 gene encoding cell adhesion molecule DSCAM has protein sequence MAMDPTSLLLLLLLLITYSCVSVFGQQGPVFVLEPPSTLVFSNTTGSQLSCSAHGSPTPHVTWITSPDQRTVTAVPGLRQLLGNGTLYFPPFLAQDFRAEVHNARYRCRASNSVGTVLSRQVTLRAVLTVPGYDVRVNRSPVVEGCNAVLSCTAREDVKEHLTVTSWYRDDAILLPGSIDTGGRFVVTSQGDLHIRNTRADDGRALYWCLTLHTLTGERRKSEHVTLTVTEPTGSMPPRLMQHSQIAISAERGSDVHLTCSAQGSPPPQFTWYRDVNGHSIPVESFGRIQLWGDLMQIRRVDAQDAGRYICRASNQFGEQRAETHLSVTSKLNARIQPRLQVINSGESATMNCTVEGYPVESVEWLHDGVPVLSSQDTRIRLLAPLVLIVGSVGRKDKGMYQCLVRSDKENAQATSELKLGDTVPELQYTFIEQALRPGPPVSLRCSATGSPPPSFTWLLDGEPLSEIAQGHRYAIGQYVDQSGDVISHLNITSAGAEDGGLYACVARNTLASVEHKARLNIYGPPYIRSIGPVRAIAGIDTTIACPYSGYPITTVEWSRGGVELPLDMRHRVDTEGYLTIATVDPDDAGTYTCTVRASTGETASRDIKLTVSSPPVMSPFAFPPNLQEGSRAQITCGVTSGDLPIYFSWLKDGEPLPSSLRIEERGAEFFSLLVFKELTSRHSGKYTCVATNSAAKVNHTTELLVKVPPQWTYEPQDVASLLGNPLNVHCEAKGFPPPRITWLRSRGRNSNDYQQLAESLDSRIMILPNGSLWTAAAGPLDEGHYLCRANNGIGSGLSKVIYVSVNEPARFESQSKNVTIRRGDAVTLDCIVIGDNPIEVQWLHNNERIDTNSHRLSISQVKTDTGLKSQLSIGISDRQDSGVYRCTADNAYGRSEHLIYLAVQERPDPPTSLEVIEIGSRSIRLSWRRSFDGNSPIRNYIIQYRALNHGPVDDWDPSKTHNVTFTPGSNSNIPSNNIIINTDGSINSIQNKNNNNNILLSSPSSSPSSSMYENTGNDDQEIALVGGLHPAITYTFRIIAINSIDASEPTEPPVVAKTQEEAPTEPPQNVKVQSAGSGELIVTWQPPPKESCNGDLLGYIVTWSEHSASTSGVNQSKSLTVNGWATTKVQLTGLRKFTKYDITIKAFNSIAAGPASTTIVGTTQEGVPEAPPTQVICSPLSSQSVKVSWSSPPAHQHGGIIQGYKVYYRPVPTDNMEISTVGEVKRTSSEETYLHTLYKYTNYSIRVLAYTGAGDGVLSSPIYCTTEEDVPGPPAGIKALALTAESILVSWLPPLQPNGKVSQYTIYSKEAGASRHNTHTMHEPPSSPTDTLTMELRGLTESQLYEFWVSATTGLGEGEPTTIVTQTTNTRAPARIASFSQLLRRAVKSSVSLSCLVVGNPTPRPIWNYKNNQISTGRQYEITGEGNLNINGLDNSLAGNYTCSASNLFGDDSITYTVIVVMPPKAPQLELQYTTTHSIKLRWNVPENGGATIQGYVLSYKRDQGGWEEVMLSPEQTEFTLNGLKCGSYYLSHLTAHNRVGTGDPSSVISATTKGTKPQLPKERDIIITNSTSVRLNLLSWPNGGCPIHYYTVEYRRRINSEPWILVASKATENLIIRDLKPAAWYTLRLTATNDAGATQTKMEFATTTLSGINIGPPNDLIMDDEFVKNHQSNKIFYIVVVPLICAIILIASAGILGYVILKKNNRSSGNSYLGEILPPGQSSNQSGLGINPQHHQTHHLHHMSSCMSTVQLKSTAERDNRRNHQVYTSSPVKQQQQQQQQQQQQLLQQQQQQQQQHQQDNSLHKTTDHGSEMYEISPYATFSVPGRENRSVTTATLDYTMQFKTFGHLENEDINTIDYERSTSVVDFERSKTPRWHKQRYFPSIAEAESKLRASSRAAVTTGGSGSDTSGSPCGECAGPSYRVPVKPCRDVFSRGIESSTESNNEGSPSLGRRQTRSRQQSNRSTRSSVEDMTLLPPSGFSDSRELSEAECDRDRDRDCHQGLSIATARHGGSLGRLPIEAVETMLARYQQRKEQERLEFTIHV, from the exons GTGGAAGATTTGTCGTAACTTCTCAAGGTGATCTTCATATTAGAAATACTCGAGCAGATGATGGTAGAGCTCTTTACTGGTGTTTAACTTTACATACTTTAACTGGAGAACGTAGAAAAAGTGAACATGTAACATTAACAGTCAcag aaccTACAGGATCAATGCCCCCAAGATTGATGCAACATTCACAAATAGCAATATCAGCAGAGAGAGGATCAGATGTTCATTTAACTTGCTCAGCACAAGGTAGTCCACCTCCTCAATTTACGTGGTATCGTGACGTCAATG gaCATTCGATACCGGTAGAATCGTTTGGACGAATTCAACTTTGGGGTGATTTAATGCAAATTCGTCGGGTTGATGCCCAAGATGCCGGAAGGTATATATGCCGAGCAAGTAATCAATTTGGAGAGCAAAGAGCTGAAACTCATTTATCTGTAACGTCAAAGTTAAATGCTCGAATTCAACCACGACTTCAAGTTATTAATTCTGGAGAATCAGCAACCATGAATTGTACAGTTGAAGGTTATCCTGTTGAAAGTGTTGAATGGTTACACGATGGAGTACCTGTTCTTAGTTCACAGGATACAAGAATACGATTATTAGCACCTTTAGTTCTTATTGTTGGATCGGTAGGTCGTAAAGACAAAGGAATGTATCAGTGTTTAGTGAGGAGTGACAAAGAAAATGCTCAAGCAACTTCTGAATTAAAATTAGGAG acaCCGTTCCTGAACtacaatatacatttattgaaCAAGCCTTGAGGCCCGGTCCCCCAGTGTCGTTAAGATGTTCGGCAACTGGTTCACCACCACCCTCATTCACCTGGTTATTAGACGGTGAACCCTTGAGTGAAATTGCTCAGGGACACag ATACGCCATAGGACAGTATGTCGATCAGTCGGGGGATGTGATAAGTCACTTGAATATAACATCAGCTGGTGCTGAAGATGGTGGACTATATGCATGTGTTGCAAGAAATACTCTTGCTTCAGTTGAACATAAAGCACGATTAAATATATACGGACCACCTTATATTCGTTCAATAGGACCAGTACGTGCTATCGCCGGTATAGATACAACAATAGCTTGTCCATATTCTGGATATCCAATAACAACTGTCGAATGGTCAAGAGGTGGAGTTGAATTACCTTTAGATATGCGACATCGCGTTGATACTGAGGGATATTTAACAATAGCAACAGTTGATCCAGATGATGCTGGTACTTATACTTGTACTGTACGTGCCAGTACTGGAGAAACTGCCAgcagagatattaaattaactgtcagca gtcCACCAGTAATGAGTCCATTTGCATTCCCACCAAATTTACAAGAAGGTAGTAGAGCACAAATCACATGTGGTGTTACTTCTGGCGATCtaccaatttatttttcttggctcaaaGACGGTGAACCATTGCCTTCTTCACTTCGA attgaAGAAAGAGGAGctgaattttttagtttacttGTTTTCAAAGAACTAACATCACGACATAGTGGAAAATATACATGTGTTGCAACAAATAGTGCAGCTAAAGTTAATCATACGACAGAATTGTTGGTAAAAGTTCCACCACAGTGGACGTATGAACCTCAGGATGTAGCTAGTCTATTGGGTAATCCATTAAATGTTCACTGTGAAGCCAAGGGTTTCCCACCACCACGGATTACCTGGCTCAGAAGTAGAGGAAGAAATTCAAATGACTATCAGCAGTTGGCTGAGAGTTTGGATAGTAGGATTATGATTCTACCAAATGGATCTTTGTGGACTGCCGCAGCGGGTCCTTTAGATGAGGGCCACTATCTTTGTCGAGCTAATAATGGTATTGGCTCGGGTCTGAGTAAAGTTATTTACGTGTCGGTCAATg aacCTGCTAGATTTGAAAGCCAAAGTAAAAATGTAACAATAAGACGTGGCGATGCAGTAACACTTGACTGTATTGTTATTGGTGATAATCCAATAGAAGTACAATGGTTACATAATAATGAAAGAATAGATACCAATAGCCATAGACTGAGTATAAGTCAAGTTAAAACTGATACGGGATTAAAATCACAATTATCAATAGGTATAAGTGATAGACAAGACTCGGGAGTTTATCGATGTACTGCTGACAATGCATATGGAAGAAGtgaacatttaatttatttagccGTTCAAG AACGACCAGATCCACCTACATCACTAGAAGTTATTGAAATTGGCTCGAGATCAATTCGGCTATCGTGGCGTAGGTCTTTTGATGGAAATAGTCCCATCAGAAACTACATTATTCAATATAGAGCTTTAAATCACGGTCCAGTCGACGACTGGGATCCTTCGAAAACACATAATGTTACATTTACCCCGGGTAGTAATTCAAATATTCCcagtaataatattattattaataccgATGGCtctataaattcaattcaaaataaaaataataacaataatattttgttatcatcaccatcatcatcaccatcatcgtCAATGTATGAAAATACTGGAAATGATGATCAAGAAATAGCATTAGTGGGTGGTCTTCATCCAGCAATAACTTATACATTTCGtattattgcaataaattcaATAGACGCAAGTGAACCAACAGAACCACCAGTTGTTGCTAAAACTCAAGAAGAAGCTCCTACAGAGCCACCACAGAATGTTAAAGTACAATCAGCTGGATCTGGTGAATTAATAGTAACATGGCAACCACCACCCAAAGAATCATGCAATGGTGATTTATTGGGTTACATTGTAACTTGGTCAGAACACTCGGCATCAACATCAGGTGTTAATCAAAGTAAAAGTCTTACTGTTAATGGATGGGCCACTACTAAAGTTCAATTAACGggattaagaaaatttacaaaatatgatATTACAATAAAAGCATTTAATAGTATTGCTGCTGGGCCTGCTAGTACAACAATTGTTGGTACAACACAAGAAGGAg taCCTGAAGCACCGCCAACACAAGTTATTTGTTCACCATTGTCATCACAAAGTGTTAAAGTATCATGGAGTTCACCACCAGCTCATCAACACGGTGGAATTATTCAAGGCTATAAGGTATATTACAGACCAGTACCAACTGATAATATGGAGATATCAACTGTTGGAGAAGTTAAACGTACATCAAGTGAAGAAacatatttacatactttatataaatacacaaATTACTCAATAAGAGTATTAGCATATACAGGCGCTGGTGATGGTGTTTTAAGCTCACCAATTTATTGTACTACCGAAGAAGatg taCCAGGGCCTCCAGCTGGCATTAAAGCACTTGCTCTTACAGCAGAAAGTATTTTAGTATCATGGTTACCGCCATTACAACCAAATGGTAAAGTATCTCAGTATACAATATACAGTAAAGAAGCAGGAGCAAGTCGACATAATACTCATACAATGCATGAACCCCCATCATCACCAACAGATACTCTTACAATGGAATTACGTGGTCTTACAGAAAg ccaGCTGTATGAATTTTGGGTATCTGCAACAACAGGATTAGGTGAAGGTGAACCAACAACAATTGTTACTCAAACAACAAATACTCGAGCACCAGCAAGAATAGCGTCATTTTCACAATTATTACGACGTGCTGTTAAATCATCTGTTAGTTTATCGTGTTTAGTTGTTGGTAATCCAACACCACGACCTATttggaattataaaaataatcaaatatcaACAGGACGTCAATATGAAATAACTGGTGaaggtaatttaaatattaatggatTAGATAATTCACTTGCTGGAAATTATACTTGTTCAGCGAGTAATCTTTTTGGTGATGATTCAATAACATATACAGTTATTGTTGTTATGCCACCAAAAGCACCACAATTAGAATTACAATATACAACAACTCATAGTATTAAATTACGTTGGAATGTACCTGAAAATGGTGGTGCAACAATTCAAGGATATGTATTAAGTTATAAACGTGATCAAGGTGGTTGGGAAGAAGTAATGCTGTCACCAGAACAAACAGAATTTACattaaatggattaaaatgtggttcatattatttatcacattTAACAGCTCACAATCGTGTTGGTACTGGTGATCCAAGTTCAGTTATTAGTGCAACAACAAAAGGAACTAAACCTCAATTACCTAAAGAACgtgatattattataacaaattcAACATCTGtacgattaaatttattatcatggCCAAATGGAGGTTGTCCAATTCATTATTATACTGTTGAATATCGTAGACGTATTAATTCTGAACCATGGATATTGGTTGCCAGTAAagcaactgaaaatttaataatacgtGATTTAAAACCAGCAGCTTGGTATACCTTAAGATTAACTGCAACCAATGATGCTGGTGCTACTCAAACTAAAATGGAATTTGCAACAACAACATTGAGTGGTATAAATATTGGTCCACCAAATGACTTAATAATGGATGatgaatttgtaaaaaatcaccaatcaaataaaattttttatattgttgttGTACCACTTATTTgtgctattattttaatagcaTCTGCTGGTATACTTGGATAtgttatacttaaaaaaaataacagatcATCTGGTAACAGTTATTTAGGTGAAATTTTGCCACCAGGACAATCATCAAATCAATCTGGATTAGGAATAAATCCACAGCATCATCAAACTCATCATCTACATCATATGTCTAGTTGTATGTCAACAGTACAATTGAAATCGACAGCTGAACGTGATAATCGACGTAATCATCAAGTATATACTAGTTCTCCGgttaaacaacaacaacaacaacagcaacaacaacaacaacagctattgcaacaacaacaacaacaacaacaacaacatcagcAAGATAATAGCTTGCACAAAACTACTGATCATGGAtcag aAATGTATGAAATAAGTCCATATGCAACGTTCAGTGTACCAGGAAGAGAAAATCGATCAGTAACAACAGCAACATTAGATTACACTATGCAATTTAAAACATTCGGTCATTTAGAAAATGAAGACATAAATACAATTGATTATGAAAGATCAACAAGTGTTGTGGATTTTGAACG ATCTAAAACCCCGAGATGGCACAAACAACGTTATTTTCCAAGTATTGCCGAAGCTGAAAGTAAATTACGTGCATCAAGTCGTGCTGCTGTTACAACTGGTGGCTCTGGAAGTGATACATCTGGTAGTCCATGTGGTGAATGTGCTGGTCCTAGTTATCGTGTACCAGTAAAACCTTGTCgag atgtaTTTTCACGTGGAATAGAATCGAGTACAGAATCAAATAATGAGGGATCACCATCATTAGGACGACGACAAACGAGAAGTCGCCAACAGTCGAACCGGTCCACTCGCAG ttcaGTGGAAGATATGACGCTTTTACCACCAAGTGGTTTTAGCGATAGCCGCGAACTTAGTGAAGCTGAATGTGATCGAGACCGAGACCGTGATTGTCATCAAGGATTGTCTATTGCAACCGCCCGACACGGTGGTAGTCTTGGTAGACTTCCCATTGAAGCTGTCGAAACAATGCTTGCCAg GTATCAGCAGAGAAAAGAACAAGAGAGACTAGAAT